The stretch of DNA GGCAGCGCATGGGAGCGTCGAAAATGCAGTGCTGGATTTCGGGCCGGAGCTCTCCGCCCACCGGCTGGGTGAGCCATTTCTGGGTGGCACCGGCCTGCGCCATTTTGTCCATGAAGTGCCACCCGGTCCCCGGCAAAGTACTCACGGCGAAGGAGTCGTCATGGTAGCCCACGTTCAGGCTGCTGTTGGCGGCGTCCGGGTACCTGACCTGGAGCTTGGTTTTGGTGAAGGCCTTCGTGTAGGCGTGCAGTACACGCTGCTGGGAGGCAGGAGATGCGAGCCAGTTCTCGGCGGACGCCCATCCGTCGTGCGGGTAGGTGTGCCATTCGCCCCAGAAGCCCAGGAGGCCCATCTGGATGAACCCGATCCGAGGATCGCCGTTGTAGCGGGACCCCAGGGCGGCGATGAAACCGTCCATGGCCTCCAGCAGGCGGGGGTCGTCGTAGTTCGGGGAGACGCTGATCCCGCCGTTGCCGTGGTCCCAGTAGGTGTGGGTGGCGAGACCGGAGTTCAGGAGGTAGGCGGGGACACCGGAAGGCTTTCCCGGATAGTCAAGGTAGAACCTGAAGACCGACTGGTGGCCGCGCGCGGCGATGGCGTTCAGCTGGGATTCAAAACCTGACCAGTTGTACGTGCCCGGTCCGGTCACCACGGAGCTGACCGGCACGTAGAACCACTCCATGGAATGGGGCACCCCGGTGTAACTGCCGGCATACGGGACGAAGCCCGCAAGGGGGTTGCTCGCCGGGACAGGTCCGGCGGCCAG from Pseudarthrobacter chlorophenolicus A6 encodes:
- a CDS encoding DUF4832 domain-containing protein; translation: MRGKRRGHRLFLAVFISCVAAAALLIVPSRSAAPPAEAADPAGEWASLAAGPVPASNPLAGFVPYAGSYTGVPHSMEWFYVPVSSVVTGPGTYNWSGFESQLNAIAARGHQSVFRFYLDYPGKPSGVPAYLLNSGLATHTYWDHGNGGISVSPNYDDPRLLEAMDGFIAALGSRYNGDPRIGFIQMGLLGFWGEWHTYPHDGWASAENWLASPASQQRVLHAYTKAFTKTKLQVRYPDAANSSLNVGYHDDSFAVSTLPGTGWHFMDKMAQAGATQKWLTQPVGGELRPEIQHCIFDAPMRCPVVESSADYKFTDSVQATHASWLLNQHAFSPGYSGQALSNATAAAQSLGYRFHATSFAVTRGAVTGQSDVSVMVSNVGVAPFYYDWPVQIAAVDSAGNIARTWGTSWKLTAVKPGMTVQWKAPVSVSGLAPGNYTLLVRAVNPLANGVALRFANASQDQTKAGWLTLGRKYLPAP